A window from Nitrospira sp. ND1 encodes these proteins:
- a CDS encoding 3-deoxy-D-manno-octulosonic acid transferase, which produces MWYLLYNSLLLLVSPIILFVLLAKQRCRRGLPKRLGLRAEMPTTDPAGRSGCIWIHAVSLGEVVAVAPLVRDLRRRYPETRLVVSTVTETGREAVEQRLEGVAEHRYAPLDFPWVVNQAIDRLQPSLYIFVETELWPNILRSLRRRNVPSILVNGRLSTRSFERQRLPVIRDFYRTMLNMISCCLMQSERDAQRMIDLGAEPSRVRCTGNIKFDQPVPQAAAGGTAVSKAALGLTDRELLLVAGSTHPGEEETIVNAYRILSPEFPELRLVLAPRHIERAAQVEQMIQAKGLTVTRRSTGGQVPMASTGARVLVLDTRGELALLYRDAVVAFVGGTLAPVGGHNLLEPAVWGKPVLFGPHTDHCAEVATLLLNAQGGLVVQDEQDLAQGLQALLRDPAALLRMGQAAQRVVADNQGALQRSADIIATFLPARGTSKNALVEQGRELSSRQS; this is translated from the coding sequence ATGTGGTATCTGCTTTACAACAGTCTTCTACTCCTGGTTTCCCCGATTATCCTGTTCGTCTTGTTGGCCAAGCAGCGTTGTCGCCGGGGGTTGCCCAAACGGCTGGGACTGCGGGCGGAGATGCCCACGACTGATCCAGCCGGCAGGTCGGGTTGCATCTGGATTCATGCCGTGTCTTTGGGCGAGGTGGTCGCCGTGGCGCCGCTTGTGCGGGATTTGCGTCGGCGGTACCCTGAGACGAGGTTGGTGGTCTCGACCGTAACCGAAACCGGGCGTGAAGCGGTGGAGCAACGGCTGGAGGGCGTGGCCGAGCACCGGTACGCGCCGCTCGATTTTCCCTGGGTCGTCAATCAGGCGATCGATCGTCTCCAGCCGAGTCTGTATATTTTTGTCGAAACGGAACTCTGGCCGAATATCCTGCGGAGTTTGCGGCGTCGAAATGTGCCGTCGATTCTGGTCAACGGGCGATTGTCCACCCGTTCCTTTGAGCGGCAACGCCTGCCGGTCATCCGGGATTTCTACAGGACCATGCTGAACATGATCAGCTGTTGCCTCATGCAATCGGAGCGGGATGCGCAGCGCATGATCGACTTAGGGGCCGAACCGTCACGAGTTCGATGCACCGGCAACATCAAGTTCGATCAACCGGTTCCGCAGGCTGCCGCCGGTGGCACGGCTGTCTCGAAAGCGGCGCTCGGGCTGACCGACCGGGAACTGTTGCTGGTAGCCGGAAGTACACATCCCGGCGAGGAAGAAACGATCGTCAATGCCTATCGGATCCTGAGTCCTGAGTTCCCTGAGCTCCGCTTGGTCCTGGCCCCCCGCCATATCGAACGGGCGGCGCAGGTGGAGCAGATGATCCAGGCGAAAGGCCTTACGGTGACCCGGCGTAGCACCGGCGGACAAGTGCCGATGGCGAGCACGGGGGCGCGGGTGTTGGTCCTGGATACGCGCGGGGAATTGGCCTTGTTATATCGAGACGCAGTGGTGGCCTTTGTCGGGGGCACCCTGGCGCCGGTGGGAGGGCATAATCTCTTGGAGCCGGCGGTCTGGGGGAAACCGGTGCTGTTCGGTCCGCATACCGACCATTGTGCCGAAGTGGCGACGCTCCTGCTGAATGCGCAGGGAGGACTGGTGGTGCAGGACGAACAGGACCTTGCGCAAGGCCTTCAGGCGCTCCTTCGCGATCCCGCCGCGTTGCTGCGGATGGGGCAGGCGGCGCAGCGGGTCGTGGCGGACAACCAGGGCGCGCTCCAGCGTAGCGCGGACATCATCGCCACGTTTCTGCCGGCACGAGGGACCTCGAAGAACGCGCTGGTTGAACAGGGGCGGGAGTTGTCGAGTCGGCAATCGTAA
- the lpxK gene encoding tetraacyldisaccharide 4'-kinase: MSRGLRSWLRWVGYPYELAARLRLWGYTHGWFSTRRLPRPVISVGNLTVGGTGKTPVVMYLVERLTAHGKRVAILSRGYRRRSNAPQLLVSDGQQVLVGPDEAGDEPYLIARRCPQAVVAVGANRYALGQWVLGRLPVDCFLLDDGFQHVQLHRDLNLLLVDATDAAGIQAALPVGRLREPLSAAARASAILITRVDEAHGGESVRCLLLDACGSLPSLVRVGFRAEEFRRVGTGERLPLDAFRGRSAVLFSGIGNAESFRALVAGLGITVVEMLAFPDHVHYTRGMIDTIRAKAKACGADLLVTTEKDADKVAPLLVAEDACWAVRLRTEIVSGQEDLERLLRLDSARGRTGGHA, translated from the coding sequence ATGTCGAGAGGGCTGCGGTCCTGGTTGCGGTGGGTCGGGTATCCCTACGAACTCGCGGCTCGCCTCCGGCTGTGGGGTTACACCCATGGCTGGTTCTCCACGCGTCGGTTACCTCGTCCCGTCATCAGCGTCGGGAACCTCACCGTCGGTGGCACAGGCAAAACGCCGGTCGTCATGTACCTGGTGGAGCGACTGACGGCACATGGCAAACGCGTGGCGATTCTGAGCCGCGGGTATCGGCGTCGCAGCAACGCTCCGCAATTGCTGGTCTCCGACGGACAACAGGTGTTGGTGGGGCCGGACGAGGCCGGAGACGAGCCCTATTTGATCGCGCGCCGCTGCCCTCAGGCCGTCGTGGCGGTGGGGGCGAACCGGTATGCGCTCGGCCAATGGGTCTTGGGGCGACTGCCGGTGGATTGTTTTTTGCTGGACGACGGGTTTCAGCATGTCCAACTCCATCGCGATCTGAATCTACTCCTGGTGGACGCGACGGACGCGGCGGGCATCCAGGCGGCGTTGCCGGTCGGACGTTTACGGGAACCCCTCTCGGCGGCCGCGCGCGCCTCGGCCATCCTTATCACCCGGGTCGATGAGGCGCATGGAGGGGAGTCGGTGCGGTGTCTGTTGCTCGACGCCTGCGGCTCACTTCCGTCGCTGGTGCGTGTGGGATTCCGGGCGGAGGAGTTCCGGCGCGTAGGGACGGGCGAACGGCTTCCGTTGGATGCGTTTCGCGGCCGGTCGGCTGTGCTCTTCAGCGGGATCGGCAATGCGGAATCCTTTCGCGCCCTGGTGGCCGGATTGGGTATCACCGTGGTTGAGATGCTGGCATTTCCCGATCATGTGCACTATACCCGTGGCATGATAGACACTATTCGAGCCAAGGCGAAAGCCTGTGGCGCCGATCTGCTGGTGACGACGGAGAAAGATGCCGACAAGGTTGCGCCGTTGTTAGTTGCGGAGGATGCCTGCTGGGCCGTGAGACTCCGCACCGAAATTGTGTCGGGGCAGGAGGATTTGGAGCGATTGTTGCGACTCGACTCCGCACGAGGCAGGACGGGAGGCCATGCGTAA
- the waaF gene encoding lipopolysaccharide heptosyltransferase II yields MRKEGIRRIVIRGPNWLGDAVMCEPALSQVRTLFPQAEITLLVKPGIADLLAQHPEVNRTLVYDDRGRHAGLVGKWTLAAVLRRHRFDLAILFQNAFEAALISFLAGIPRRFGYATDGRTLLLTDPVTVPPRTAQRHQVEYYWDLLKPLGGHGPAPAPRLFVTPDESALIAGRLAGAGIGPSDPVIGVNPGSTYGHAKRWLPDRYAEVVNRAVTDVQGRSGARVGVAILGAKGEEPLGKAIADQIKTRTVVCSGQTTVRELMALVKRCQLFLTNDTGPMHVAAAFKVPLVAVFGPTDWQTTSPFGVDAQLVRQPVSCAPCLLRECPIDHRCMTGVTVEQVYDAVVQHLPLVAPPPAVDPAPPTPGLTSTSLAGVTVFLDRDGTLNVDTGYVKSPDDFTVLPGVGAALARLKQAGARLVVVTNQSGLGRGYFSSRDLEAIHSKLRLVLAEDGVTLDGLYFCPHHPDDHCNCRKPARGMIDRAHAELKVDLSRAYVIGDSIRDVELAKQVGARSLLVMTGPSGAEALADLMARDLPPDYVAEELSQAVDWIVAHATHRPAADLQR; encoded by the coding sequence ATGCGTAAGGAAGGCATCCGTCGCATCGTCATCCGCGGCCCCAATTGGCTCGGGGATGCCGTCATGTGCGAGCCGGCCTTGAGTCAGGTGCGCACCCTGTTCCCGCAGGCCGAGATTACCCTGCTGGTGAAGCCCGGCATTGCGGATCTGCTGGCGCAACATCCGGAGGTGAACCGGACGCTGGTGTATGACGATCGGGGACGCCATGCCGGGCTGGTTGGAAAATGGACCCTCGCCGCGGTGCTGCGCCGTCACCGATTCGATCTGGCCATCCTGTTTCAGAATGCCTTTGAGGCGGCGCTGATCAGTTTCCTGGCGGGCATTCCCAGACGATTCGGATATGCGACGGACGGGCGAACGCTGTTGCTGACCGACCCGGTGACCGTGCCGCCACGCACTGCGCAACGACATCAGGTCGAGTATTATTGGGATCTCCTGAAGCCGCTGGGCGGGCACGGTCCTGCGCCTGCGCCTCGTTTGTTTGTCACGCCGGATGAATCGGCGTTGATCGCCGGGCGGTTGGCGGGTGCCGGAATCGGGCCTTCGGATCCGGTGATCGGGGTGAACCCCGGCTCGACCTATGGCCACGCCAAGCGATGGTTGCCGGATCGGTACGCCGAGGTCGTCAACCGTGCGGTGACGGATGTGCAGGGGCGATCGGGTGCCAGAGTCGGCGTGGCGATCTTGGGAGCCAAGGGTGAGGAGCCGTTGGGAAAAGCCATCGCCGACCAGATCAAGACGCGCACGGTCGTGTGTTCCGGCCAGACCACGGTACGGGAATTGATGGCGCTGGTGAAGCGCTGCCAGTTGTTTCTCACGAACGACACGGGGCCCATGCACGTCGCGGCCGCCTTCAAGGTTCCGCTGGTAGCCGTATTCGGCCCGACCGATTGGCAAACCACGTCGCCGTTCGGCGTCGATGCCCAGCTGGTCCGGCAGCCGGTGTCCTGCGCGCCCTGTCTCTTGAGGGAATGTCCCATCGATCACCGGTGCATGACCGGGGTGACGGTGGAGCAGGTCTACGATGCAGTGGTGCAGCACCTGCCGCTGGTGGCCCCTCCTCCGGCAGTCGACCCCGCGCCACCGACGCCAGGTCTCACTTCCACGTCGCTGGCGGGTGTGACCGTATTTCTCGATCGCGACGGCACATTGAATGTCGATACGGGTTATGTGAAATCTCCGGATGACTTCACGGTTCTGCCCGGCGTGGGAGCGGCGTTGGCCCGGTTGAAACAGGCCGGCGCGCGCCTGGTTGTCGTCACGAATCAGTCGGGGCTCGGGCGGGGATATTTTTCATCCAGAGATCTCGAAGCGATTCACAGCAAGTTGCGGCTGGTGCTGGCTGAGGATGGGGTGACGCTCGATGGACTGTATTTTTGTCCCCACCATCCCGACGATCACTGCAACTGCCGCAAACCGGCCAGGGGCATGATCGACCGTGCTCATGCCGAATTGAAAGTGGATCTGAGCCGCGCCTATGTGATCGGCGACAGTATTCGTGATGTCGAACTGGCCAAACAGGTCGGGGCGCGGAGCCTGCTGGTCATGACCGGCCCGTCCGGTGCGGAGGCCTTGGCCGATCTG